A single genomic interval of uncultured Desulfobacter sp. harbors:
- the thiF gene encoding sulfur carrier protein ThiS adenylyltransferase ThiF, whose amino-acid sequence MKIGIAGVGGIGSNVALNLVRSGVMKLKLVDFDRVESGNLNRQFYFADQIGLFKVEALKINLSRINPEVSLEAQVQRIDVQNCAELFSDCDLLVEGFDRQEDKKMLIETFANKKDVVSACGIAGSDLAGIRSRRIGNCCIVGDFTTDCDQAPLFSHKVTTVANHMSEFILCQPGVIRG is encoded by the coding sequence ATGAAAATCGGTATTGCCGGGGTCGGTGGTATCGGCTCCAACGTGGCCCTTAACCTGGTTCGAAGCGGTGTTATGAAACTCAAACTGGTCGATTTTGACCGGGTAGAATCCGGCAATCTCAACCGTCAGTTTTATTTTGCCGACCAGATCGGCTTGTTCAAGGTCGAGGCCCTTAAGATCAATTTAAGCCGCATTAACCCTGAGGTGTCCCTTGAGGCGCAGGTTCAGCGTATTGACGTGCAAAACTGCGCTGAACTGTTTTCCGACTGCGATCTTCTTGTTGAGGGCTTTGACCGCCAAGAGGATAAAAAAATGCTCATTGAAACCTTTGCTAATAAAAAGGATGTGGTTTCAGCCTGTGGTATTGCCGGATCCGATTTGGCCGGCATACGTTCACGCAGAATCGGCAACTGCTGCATTGTCGGCGACTTCACCACCGATTGTGACCAGGCCCCGCTGTTCAGTCACAAGGTCACCACAGTTGCCAATCACATGAGTGAATTTATTCTCTGTCAACCTGGCGTAATTCGTGGATAG
- a CDS encoding serine protease, translated as MRVYFSILTIILAFLVVPASAQEHTLFKDRDDYMANLVSKIKASIVSVGTYSYKDVPMIRFRGTGFAIGDGSRIVTNQHVVQGIKEKKRMFHLRIFHKNLPGKGVKAVLVAEDPFHDLAILDMAHKLDPLPMAAAGTLKEGHHVAFTGYPIGFVLGLNATTHTGIVSAIAPVILPSPHGSLIKGEMIKYLEHPWDIIQLDAVAFPGNSGSPVYRIATGQVVGVINKVFVKGKKEHALKEPTGITYAVPVSFVRKLNRSIRD; from the coding sequence ATGAGAGTCTATTTTAGCATACTTACGATCATCCTTGCGTTTTTAGTTGTCCCTGCATCTGCCCAGGAACACACGTTGTTTAAGGACCGGGATGATTATATGGCCAACCTGGTATCAAAAATAAAAGCCTCCATCGTATCCGTGGGCACCTATTCTTACAAGGATGTCCCCATGATCCGGTTCCGCGGTACCGGTTTTGCCATCGGGGACGGCAGCAGAATCGTCACCAACCAGCATGTGGTCCAGGGCATTAAAGAAAAGAAACGCATGTTCCATCTGCGTATTTTTCATAAAAATTTGCCGGGGAAGGGGGTCAAGGCCGTCCTGGTAGCCGAGGACCCTTTCCACGACCTGGCCATATTGGATATGGCGCACAAACTTGATCCCCTGCCCATGGCGGCAGCAGGCACCCTCAAAGAGGGGCACCACGTGGCATTTACCGGATATCCCATCGGCTTTGTTCTCGGTCTCAATGCAACCACTCACACAGGTATTGTTTCGGCCATTGCGCCGGTCATTCTGCCCAGCCCCCACGGCAGCCTGATCAAAGGAGAGATGATCAAATACCTTGAACACCCCTGGGATATTATTCAGCTTGATGCCGTTGCCTTTCCGGGGAACAGCGGAAGCCCGGTCTATCGGATCGCCACCGGACAAGTTGTCGGGGTGATCAATAAAGTTTTTGTCAAAGGGAAAAAAGAACACGCCCTTAAAGAACCCACGGGAATCACTTATGCCGTTCCTGTCAGTTTTGTCCGAAAACTTAACCGGTCCATTAGAGATTAA
- a CDS encoding Spy/CpxP family protein refolding chaperone, protein MKKTLAALTIVIITCTFSAGAFAYPPKQGKGKGLKQAKPRACMNLTDEQQKQLRDLRQKFIDNTYEMRADMMTLNQQIRMYMETSDPDPAKLKAMVTEKADLEKDLAVKRLEFALDARKISPELKYMPMGMGRGFGCYGMGYGSRGKGRGYHGFDKGAGFNCIPGMGFDSPQEETSPENN, encoded by the coding sequence ATGAAAAAAACATTAGCCGCATTAACCATCGTGATTATCACATGCACCTTTTCCGCCGGTGCATTTGCATACCCCCCAAAACAGGGCAAGGGCAAGGGTTTAAAACAAGCCAAACCCCGGGCGTGCATGAACCTGACCGATGAACAGCAGAAACAGCTTCGCGATCTGCGTCAAAAATTTATTGATAACACCTATGAGATGCGCGCAGACATGATGACCCTGAATCAGCAGATCCGCATGTATATGGAAACATCTGATCCTGATCCGGCAAAACTGAAAGCCATGGTCACCGAAAAAGCGGATTTAGAAAAAGATCTGGCTGTTAAACGCTTGGAATTTGCCCTGGATGCCAGAAAAATCTCTCCGGAATTAAAATACATGCCCATGGGAATGGGTCGGGGATTTGGCTGCTATGGCATGGGATACGGCTCCCGGGGTAAAGGCCGCGGCTATCATGGATTTGACAAAGGCGCCGGATTTAATTGTATCCCCGGTATGGGATTTGACAGCCCCCAAGAAGAGACCTCTCCAGAAAATAACTAA
- a CDS encoding fumarylacetoacetate hydrolase family protein, translating to MKIIRFITQQGKEVMGCDWDGQTASIVEQSADYSFTDTGERVDVVKLLPPVEPSAIICIGLNYRRHAEETGQEIPKYPAIFMKYPGSLAGHKDAIVIPECASDPPEVDYEAELGVIIKKTAKNVSEEEALDYVLGYTCTNDVSARRWQKHAGGFQWTRGKSYDTFCPCGPVMTTADEITDPQNLAIKCRLNGELMQDSHTSDMVFSIANMISYLSQSSTLLPGTLILTGTPEGVGFTRKPRVFLAPGDRVEVEIEGIGVLENPVEKEE from the coding sequence ATGAAGATCATTCGTTTTATTACCCAGCAGGGTAAAGAAGTTATGGGGTGCGACTGGGACGGACAAACGGCCAGTATAGTGGAACAGTCTGCGGATTACAGTTTCACCGATACCGGTGAACGGGTGGATGTGGTGAAACTTCTGCCCCCGGTGGAGCCGTCGGCCATTATCTGTATCGGACTTAATTACCGGCGTCATGCAGAAGAGACCGGCCAGGAAATCCCAAAATATCCGGCTATATTCATGAAATACCCCGGGTCCCTTGCCGGGCACAAGGATGCCATTGTAATCCCGGAATGTGCGTCGGATCCGCCCGAGGTGGATTACGAAGCCGAGCTTGGGGTGATCATTAAAAAGACCGCTAAAAATGTATCCGAGGAAGAGGCCTTGGATTATGTACTTGGCTATACCTGCACCAATGACGTGTCTGCCCGGCGGTGGCAGAAACATGCCGGAGGATTCCAGTGGACCCGGGGAAAAAGTTATGACACCTTTTGTCCCTGTGGGCCTGTTATGACCACGGCAGACGAAATTACGGATCCCCAGAATCTTGCCATTAAGTGCCGCCTGAATGGAGAACTCATGCAGGACAGCCACACCAGCGACATGGTATTCAGCATCGCAAATATGATTTCCTACCTGTCCCAGTCTTCTACCCTTTTACCCGGCACCCTGATCCTGACAGGTACGCCCGAAGGGGTGGGCTTTACCCGTAAACCTCGCGTGTTTCTGGCGCCGGGAGATCGAGTGGAGGTTGAAATTGAAGGCATTGGCGTGCTTGAAAATCCTGTGGAAAAAGAGGAATAA
- a CDS encoding rhomboid family intramembrane serine protease — MKSIFTGSIYNKNTRKQADLILVVLASQSVRAVIDTGPDGLYDILVPDDDVFNAQQQLKQYARENKAVPRPVPHVPTGIFFSPATLALAFFLAAIHYIITTRGLHKQAILDFGSSSYYLSQGQSFRAVTALFLHSNTEHLIGNMAGLLILAGPLLRVTGYGQGLLLLLAAGTAGNLISESFGRDLRLSIGASTAVMAAAGLLGARRMTIDAESGHSVFPKVKALAPFAAAATLTAMFSHGENTDVSAHLFGFLAGTGIGLCYYPLSAPLSGPVLSRISFGIVLGILFTAFIQGVLTFLPG; from the coding sequence ATGAAATCTATTTTCACAGGCAGTATATACAATAAAAACACCAGAAAGCAGGCCGATCTTATTCTGGTGGTCCTGGCTTCCCAGTCCGTCAGGGCTGTCATTGATACAGGCCCTGACGGATTGTACGATATTCTTGTCCCCGATGACGATGTTTTTAACGCCCAACAACAACTTAAACAATACGCAAGAGAAAACAAAGCGGTCCCAAGGCCGGTCCCCCATGTGCCGACCGGAATTTTTTTCTCCCCCGCAACCCTGGCACTGGCCTTTTTTCTGGCAGCCATCCATTACATAATCACCACCAGAGGCCTGCACAAACAAGCGATTTTGGACTTTGGCTCGTCTTCATACTATCTAAGCCAGGGGCAAAGTTTCAGGGCCGTAACAGCCTTATTTCTACACAGCAACACGGAACATCTTATAGGAAATATGGCCGGGCTGCTTATACTTGCAGGCCCCTTACTGCGCGTGACCGGTTACGGGCAGGGCCTTTTGCTGCTTTTGGCCGCGGGCACGGCCGGCAATCTGATATCTGAAAGTTTTGGCCGGGATTTACGGCTTTCCATCGGGGCCTCCACGGCGGTCATGGCGGCGGCAGGACTTCTTGGCGCCCGGCGCATGACCATTGACGCAGAATCAGGTCATTCCGTATTTCCAAAAGTTAAAGCGCTGGCCCCTTTTGCCGCGGCAGCCACACTTACAGCCATGTTCAGCCATGGAGAAAATACCGATGTATCTGCCCATCTATTTGGTTTTCTTGCCGGTACCGGAATCGGGCTTTGTTATTATCCGCTGTCTGCGCCGTTATCAGGCCCGGTACTAAGCCGTATCAGTTTTGGCATTGTCCTGGGGATTTTGTTCACGGCCTTTATCCAGGGTGTTTTGACCTTTCTACCGGGATAA